The Papio anubis isolate 15944 chromosome 1, Panubis1.0, whole genome shotgun sequence genome window below encodes:
- the DENND4B gene encoding DENN domain-containing protein 4B isoform X1 has product MEADAVSEGGAMAEERPPRLVDYFVVAGLAGNGAPIPEETWVPEPSGPLRPPRPAEPITDVAVIARALGEEVPQGYTCIQASAGGHPLELSAGLLGGTQPVICYRRGRDKPPLVELGVLYEGKERPKPGFQVLDTTPYSHSANLAPPGPGHPRTYLTYRRAAEGAGLHALGITDLCLVLPSKGEGTPHTYCRLPRNLNPGMWGPAVYLCYKVGLAKANTLVYEAELLGRYPEEDNEAFPLPESVPVFCLPMGATIECWPAQTKYPVPVFSTFVLTGAAGDKVYGAALQFYEAFPRARLSERQARALGLLSAVERGRALGGRAVRSRRAIAVLSRWPAFPAFRAFLTFLYRYSVSGPHRLPLEAHISHFIHNVPFPSPQRPRILVQMSPYDNLLLCQPVSSPLPLSGASFLQLLQSLGPELAITLLLAVLTEHKLLVHSLRPDLLTSVCEALVSVSAAPPGPSSPEPWFFLVPLSLPGLFPFPTFPFPGHSLQGHIASIRSSSLVPTSNSLSQQAPTPQGQCPLSLSCAPHCCLNPLLTGSHCLVLQMIFPLHWQCPYIPLCPLVLADVLSAPVPFIVGIHSSYFDLHDPPADVICVDLDTNTLFQTEEKKLLSPRTLPRRPYKVLLATLTNLYQQLDQTYTGPEEEASLEFLLTDYEAVCGRRARLEREVQGAFLRFMACLLKGYRVFLRPLTQAPSEGARDVDNLFFLQGFLKSRERSSHKLYSQLLHTQMFSQFIEECSFGSARHAALEFFDSCVDKVHPDQEKPEPTPLVELEELSGSELTVFITPPEEPPVPEGSESTPQYCYDGFPELRAELFESLQEQPGALPVPGPSRSAPSSPAPRRTKQEMKVAQRMAQKSAAVPELWARCLLGHCYGLWFLCLPAYVRSAPSRVQALHTAYHVLRQMESGKVVLPDEVCYRVLMQLCSHYGQPVLSVRVMLEMRQAGIVPNTITYGYYNKAVLESKWPSGTPGGRLRWAKLRNVVLGAAQFRQPLRERRQQQQQQQVSAPQEAGSSQAEPYLERPSPTRPLQRQTTWAGRSLRDPASPPGRLVKSGSLGSARGAQPTVEAGVAHMIEALGVLEPRGSPVPWHDGSLSDLSLTGEEPVPGGSPGGSGSALSAQSTEALEGLSGRGPRAGGRQDEAGTPRRGLGARLQQLLTPSRHPPTSRIPPPELPPDLPPPARRSPMDSLLRPRERPGSTASESSASLGSEWDLSESSLSNLSLRHSSERLSDTPGSFQSPSLEILLSSCSLCRACDSLVYDEEIMAGWAPDDSNLNTTCPFCACPFVPLLSVQTLDSRPSVPSPKSADASGSKDAPVPGGPGPVLSDRRLCLALDEPQLCNGHMGGPSRRVESGAWAYLSPLVLRKELESLVENEGSEVLALPELPSAHPIIFWNLLWYFQRLRLPSILPGLVLASCDGPSHPQAPSPWLTPDPASVQVRLLWDVLTPDPNSCPPLYVLWRVHSQIPQRVVWPGPVPASLSLALLESVLRHVGLNEVHKAVGLLLETLGPPPTGLHLQRGIYREILFLTMAALGKDHVDIVAFDKKYKSAFNKLASSMGKEELRQRRAQMPTPKAIDCRKCFGAPPEC; this is encoded by the exons ATGGAGGCAG ATGCAGTGAGTGAGGGGGGGGCCATGGCGGAGGAGCGGCCCCCCCGGCTGGTGGATTACTTCGTGGTAGCTGGGCTTGCAGGGAACGGAGCACCCATCCCTGAGGAAACGTGGGTTCCTGAACCCAGTGGGCCCCTGCGCCCTCCCCGGCCAGCTGAGCCCATCACAGATGTGGCAGTCATCGCTAGGGCACTGGGCGAGGAAGTGCCCCAGGGCTACACATGCATCCAGGCTTCCGCTGGCGGCCACCCCTTGGAACTCAGTGCTGGGCTTCTGGGTGGAACTCAACCCGTCATCTGCTACCGCAGGGGCCGTGACAAGCCCCCCCTCGTTGAGCTGGG GGTGTTGTATGAGGGGAAGGAACGTCCCAAGCCCGGCTTCCAAGTGCTTGACACGACACCCTACAGCCACTCAGCAAACCTGGCCCCTCCAGGCCCTGGGCACCCCCGCACCTACCTCACTTACCGGCGGGCAGCAGAGGGGGCAGGGCTGCATGCCCTGGGCATCACTGACCTCTGCCTGGTGCTGCCCAGTAAGGGCGAGGGCACTCCCCATACTTACTGCCGGCTGCCCCGCAACCTCAACCCTGGCATG TGGGGCCCAGCAGTGTACCTGTGCTATAAGGTGGGCCTGGCGAAGGCCAACACGCTGGTGTACGAGGCAG AGCTGCTGGGCCGCTACCCGGAGGAGGACAATGAGGCGTTCCCGCTGCCCGAGTCAGTGCCCGTCTTCTGCCTGCCCATGGGGGCCACTATCGAGTGCTGGCCTGCCCAGACCAAGTACCCCGTGCCCGTCTTCTCCACCTTTGTGCTCACGGGTGCAGCTGGTGATAAG GTGTATGGTGCCGCCCTGCAGTTCTACGAGGCGTTCCCAAGGGCCAGGCTGTCAGAGCGACAGGCACGGGCACTGGGCCTGCTGAGCGCCGTGGAGCGGGGTCGGGCACTGGGGGGCAGAGCTGTGCGCAGCCGACGCGCCATCGCCGTGCTGTCCCGCTGGCCTGCCTTCCCTGCCTTCCGCGCCTTCCTCACCTTCCTTTACCGCTACTCCGTCTCAGGCCCCCACCGCCTGCCCTTGGAAGC GCACATCTCCCACTTCATTCACAACgtgcccttcccttccccacagAGACCCCGCATCCTAGTGCAG ATGTCTCCCTATGACAACTTGCTCCTCTGTCAGCCTGTATCCTCGCCCCTGCCCCTCAG TGGTGCCAGCTTCCTGCAGCTGCTGCAGAGCCTGGGCCCTGAGCTGGCTATCACACTGCTGCTGGCTGTGCTCACAGAGCACAAGCTGCTGGTCCACTCGCTGCGGCCAGACCTGCTCACCAGCGTCTGCGAGGCCCTCGTCTCGGTGAGTGCCGCCCCACCTGGCCCATCTTCCCCAGAACCATGGTTCTTTCTGGTGCCCCTATCCCTGCCTGGACTGTTCCCTTTTCCTACCTTTCCTTTCCCTGGGCACAGCCTGCAGGGACACATAGCTTCCATCAGGAGCTCTTCTCTAGTGCCTACTTCCAACAGCCTCTCTCAACAGGCACCAACTCCCCAAGGCCaatgccctctctctctctcctgtgccCCCCACTGCTGCCTCAACCCCCTGCTCACTGGTTCTCACTGCCTGGTGCTTCAGATGATCTTCCCACTGCACTGGCAGTGCCCCTACATTCCTCTGTGCCCGCTGGTGCTGGCAGATGTGCTGAGTGCCCCAGTGCCCTTCATTGTGGGTATCCACTCCAGCTACTTTGATCTGCATGACCCGCCTGCTGATGTCATCTGTGTCGACCTTGATACCAACACACTCTTCCA GACTGAGGAAAAGAAGCTCCTCTCCCCTCGGACCCTGCCCCGCAGACCCTACAAGGTTCTGCTGGCCACACTGACAAACCTGTACCAGCAGCTGGACCAGA CATACACTGGACCTGAGGAGGAGGCATCCCTGGAGTTCCTACTGACAGATTACGAGGCAGTGTGTGGCCGCAGGGCCCGGCTGGAACGCGAAGTCCAAGGAGCCTTCCTCCGCTTCATGGCCTGTCTGCTCAAGGGCTACCGGGTCTTCCTGCGCCCGCTCACCCAGGCCCCCTCCGAGGGAGCTCGTGATGTTGACAACCTTTTCTTCCTGCAGG GCTTCCTCAAATCTCGGGAACGCTCCAGCCACAAACTTTACTCTCAGCTGCTGCATACACAGATGTTCTCACAGTTCATTGAGGAGTGCTCTTTCGGCTCTGCTCGCCATGCTGCCCTTGAATTCTTCGACTCTTGTGTTGACAAG GTCCACCCAGATCAGGAGAAGCCTGAGCCGACACCCTTAGTGGAGCTAGAGGAGCTGTCAGGAAGCGAGCTCACTGTCTTTATCACACCTCCCGAGGAGCCTCCCGTACCAGAGGGCAGTGAATCCACTCCCCAGTACTG CTACGATGGGTTCCCAGAGCTACGGGCTGAGCTGTTTGAGTCtcttcaagagcagcctggggcCCTGCCTGTGCCAGGCCCTTCACGTAGCGCCCCCAGCAGTCCTGCTCCTCGCCGTACCAAACAG gagatgaaggttgcacaGCGGATGGCACAGAAGTCAGCAGCTGTGCCTGAGCTGTGGGCCCGGTGCCTGCTGGGGCACTGCTATGGGCTGTGGTTCCTGTGTCTGCCTGCCTACGTGCGGTCGGCACCCTCCCGGGTGCAGGCACTGCATACGGCCTACCATGTGCTGCGCCAGATGGAGAGCGGCAAGGTGGTACTCCCTGATGAG GTGTGTTACCGGGTACTGATGCAGCTCTGCTCACACTATGGGCAGCCTGTGCTGTCTGTGCGGGTCATGCTGGAGATGCGGCAGGCAGGCATTGTGCCCAACACCATCACCTATGGCTACTACAATAAG GCTGTGCTGGAAAGCAAGTGGCCGTCTGGCACACCAGGTGGGCGTCTGCGCTGGGCCAAGCTCCGGAATGTCGTCCTGGGGGCTGCTCAGTTCCGCCAGCCCTTGAGAGAACGgcgacagcagcagcagcagcagcaggtgtCAGCACCTCAAGAGGCAGGCAGCTCCCAGGCAG AGCCCTATTTGGAGCGCCCTTCCCCTACTCGCCCCCTTCAGCGCCAGACTACTTGGGCTGGGCGAAGTCTGAGAGACCCAGCCTCACCCCCTGGACGCCTGGTGAAGAGTGGTAGCCTGGGCAGTGCCCGAGGGGCACAGCCCACTGTGGAGGCTGGTGTGGCCCACA TGATAGAGGCCTTGGGGGTCCTGGAACCCCGGGGATCACCTGTGCCCTGGCACGATGGAAGTCTCTCAGACCTGAGCCTGACGGGGGAGGAGCCAGTCCCTGGAGGCAGCCCAGGAGGCTCAGGCTCAGCCCTGAGTGCCCAGTCTACTGAGGCCCTGGAAGGGCTAAGTGGGCGGGGACCCAGGGCTGGTGGGCGACAGGATGAGGCAGGCACCCCCCGACGAGGGCTGGGTGCCCGCCTCCAACAGCTGCTCACTCCTTCCCGCCACCCCCCCACTTCCCGCATTCCCCCACCTGAGCTGCCTCCTGACCTGCCTCCCCCAGCCCGCCGCAGCCCAATGGACAGTCTTCTGCGCCCCCGGGAGCGCCCTGGATCCACTGCCTCTGAG AGTTCAGCCTCTCTGGGCAGTGAGTGGGACCTCTCAGAATCTTCTCTCAGTAACCTGAGTCTTCGCCATTCCTCAGAGCGCCTCAGTGACACCCCTGGATCCTTCCAGTCACCTTCCCTGGAA ATTCTGCTGTCCAGCTGCTCCCTGTGCCGTGCCTGTGATTCGCTGGTGTACGATGAGGAAATCATGGCTGGCTGGGCACCTGATGACTCTAACCTCAATACAACCTGCCCCTTCTGCGCCTGCCCCTTTGTGCCCCTGCTCAGTGTCCAGACCCTTGATTCCCGGCCCAG TGTCCCCAGCCCCAAGTCTGCTGATGCCAGTGGCAGCAAAGATGCTCCTGTCCCTGGGGGTCCTGGCCCTGTGCTCAGTGACCGCAGGCTCTGCCTTGCTCTGGATGAGCCCCAGCTCTGCAATGGGCACATGGGG GGACCCTCCCGGCGGGTTGAGAGTGGGGCATGGGCATACCTGAGCCCCCTGGTGCTGCGTAAGGAGCTGGAGTCACTGGTAGAGAACGAGGGCAGTGAGGTGCTGGCGTTGCCTGAATTGCCCTCTGCCCACCCCATCATCTTCTGGAACCTTTTGTGGTATTTCCAACGGCTACGCCTGCCCAGTATTCTACCAGGCCTGGTGCTGGCCTCCTGTGATGGGCCTTCACACCCCCAG GCCCCATCTCCTTGGCTGACCCCTGATCCAGCCTCTGTTCAGGTACGGCTGCTGTGGGATGTACTGACCCCTGACCCCAATAGCTGCCCACCTCTCTATGTGCTCTGGAGGGTCCACA GCCAGATCCCCCAGCGGGTGGTATGGCCAGGCCCAGTACCTGCATCCCTTAGTTTGGCACTGTTGGAGTCGGTGCTGCGCCATGTTGGACTCAATGAAGTGCACAAGGCTGTGGGGCTCCTGCTGGAAACTCTAGGGCCCCCACCCACTGGCCTGCACCTGCAGAG GGGAATCTACCGTGAGATCTTATTCCTGACAATGGCTGCTCTGGGCAAGGACCACGTGGACATAG TGGCCTTCGATAAGAAGTACAAGTCTGCCTTTAACAAGCTGGCCAGCAGCATGGGCAAGGAGGAGCTGAGGCAGCGGCGGGCACAGATGCCCACTCCCAAAGCCATTGACTGCCGAAAATGTTTTGGAGCACCTCCAGAATGCTAG
- the DENND4B gene encoding DENN domain-containing protein 4B isoform X6, with the protein MEADAVSEGGAMAEERPPRLVDYFVVAGLAGNGAPIPEETWVPEPSGPLRPPRPAEPITDVAVIARALGEEVPQGYTCIQASAGGHPLELSAGLLGGTQPVICYRRGRDKPPLVELGVLYEGKERPKPGFQVLDTTPYSHSANLAPPGPGHPRTYLTYRRAAEGAGLHALGITDLCLVLPSKGEGTPHTYCRLPRNLNPGMWGPAVYLCYKVGLAKANTLVYEAELLGRYPEEDNEAFPLPESVPVFCLPMGATIECWPAQTKYPVPVFSTFVLTGAAGDKVYGAALQFYEAFPRARLSERQARALGLLSAVERGRALGGRAVRSRRAIAVLSRWPAFPAFRAFLTFLYRYSVSGPHRLPLEAHISHFIHNVPFPSPQRPRILVQMSPYDNLLLCQPVSSPLPLSGASFLQLLQSLGPELAITLLLAVLTEHKLLVHSLRPDLLTSVCEALVSVSAAPPGPSSPEPWFFLVPLSLPGLFPFPTFPFPGHSLQGHIASIRSSSLVPTSNSLSQQAPTPQGQCPLSLSCAPHCCLNPLLTGSHCLVLQMIFPLHWQCPYIPLCPLVLADVLSAPVPFIVGIHSSYFDLHDPPADVICVDLDTNTLFQTEEKKLLSPRTLPRRPYKVLLATLTNLYQQLDQTYTGPEEEASLEFLLTDYEAVCGRRARLEREVQGAFLRFMACLLKGYRVFLRPLTQAPSEGARDVDNLFFLQGFLKSRERSSHKLYSQLLHTQMFSQFIEECSFGSARHAALEFFDSCVDKVHPDQEKPEPTPLVELEELSGSELTVFITPPEEPPVPEGSESTPQYCYDGFPELRAELFESLQEQPGALPVPGPSRSAPSSPAPRRTKQEMKVAQRMAQKSAAVPELWARCLLGHCYGLWFLCLPAYVRSAPSRVQALHTAYHVLRQMESGKVVLPDEVCYRVLMQLCSHYGQPVLSVRVMLEMRQAGIVPNTITYGYYNKAVLESKWPSGTPGGRLRWAKLRNVVLGAAQFRQPLRERRQQQQQQQVSAPQEAGSSQAEPYLERPSPTRPLQRQTTWAGRSLRDPASPPGRLVKSGSLGSARGAQPTVEAGVAHTRRSPMDSLLRPRERPGSTASESSASLGSEWDLSESSLSNLSLRHSSERLSDTPGSFQSPSLEILLSSCSLCRACDSLVYDEEIMAGWAPDDSNLNTTCPFCACPFVPLLSVQTLDSRPSVPSPKSADASGSKDAPVPGGPGPVLSDRRLCLALDEPQLCNGHMGGPSRRVESGAWAYLSPLVLRKELESLVENEGSEVLALPELPSAHPIIFWNLLWYFQRLRLPSILPGLVLASCDGPSHPQAPSPWLTPDPASVQVRLLWDVLTPDPNSCPPLYVLWRVHSQIPQRVVWPGPVPASLSLALLESVLRHVGLNEVHKAVGLLLETLGPPPTGLHLQRGIYREILFLTMAALGKDHVDIVAFDKKYKSAFNKLASSMGKEELRQRRAQMPTPKAIDCRKCFGAPPEC; encoded by the exons ATGGAGGCAG ATGCAGTGAGTGAGGGGGGGGCCATGGCGGAGGAGCGGCCCCCCCGGCTGGTGGATTACTTCGTGGTAGCTGGGCTTGCAGGGAACGGAGCACCCATCCCTGAGGAAACGTGGGTTCCTGAACCCAGTGGGCCCCTGCGCCCTCCCCGGCCAGCTGAGCCCATCACAGATGTGGCAGTCATCGCTAGGGCACTGGGCGAGGAAGTGCCCCAGGGCTACACATGCATCCAGGCTTCCGCTGGCGGCCACCCCTTGGAACTCAGTGCTGGGCTTCTGGGTGGAACTCAACCCGTCATCTGCTACCGCAGGGGCCGTGACAAGCCCCCCCTCGTTGAGCTGGG GGTGTTGTATGAGGGGAAGGAACGTCCCAAGCCCGGCTTCCAAGTGCTTGACACGACACCCTACAGCCACTCAGCAAACCTGGCCCCTCCAGGCCCTGGGCACCCCCGCACCTACCTCACTTACCGGCGGGCAGCAGAGGGGGCAGGGCTGCATGCCCTGGGCATCACTGACCTCTGCCTGGTGCTGCCCAGTAAGGGCGAGGGCACTCCCCATACTTACTGCCGGCTGCCCCGCAACCTCAACCCTGGCATG TGGGGCCCAGCAGTGTACCTGTGCTATAAGGTGGGCCTGGCGAAGGCCAACACGCTGGTGTACGAGGCAG AGCTGCTGGGCCGCTACCCGGAGGAGGACAATGAGGCGTTCCCGCTGCCCGAGTCAGTGCCCGTCTTCTGCCTGCCCATGGGGGCCACTATCGAGTGCTGGCCTGCCCAGACCAAGTACCCCGTGCCCGTCTTCTCCACCTTTGTGCTCACGGGTGCAGCTGGTGATAAG GTGTATGGTGCCGCCCTGCAGTTCTACGAGGCGTTCCCAAGGGCCAGGCTGTCAGAGCGACAGGCACGGGCACTGGGCCTGCTGAGCGCCGTGGAGCGGGGTCGGGCACTGGGGGGCAGAGCTGTGCGCAGCCGACGCGCCATCGCCGTGCTGTCCCGCTGGCCTGCCTTCCCTGCCTTCCGCGCCTTCCTCACCTTCCTTTACCGCTACTCCGTCTCAGGCCCCCACCGCCTGCCCTTGGAAGC GCACATCTCCCACTTCATTCACAACgtgcccttcccttccccacagAGACCCCGCATCCTAGTGCAG ATGTCTCCCTATGACAACTTGCTCCTCTGTCAGCCTGTATCCTCGCCCCTGCCCCTCAG TGGTGCCAGCTTCCTGCAGCTGCTGCAGAGCCTGGGCCCTGAGCTGGCTATCACACTGCTGCTGGCTGTGCTCACAGAGCACAAGCTGCTGGTCCACTCGCTGCGGCCAGACCTGCTCACCAGCGTCTGCGAGGCCCTCGTCTCGGTGAGTGCCGCCCCACCTGGCCCATCTTCCCCAGAACCATGGTTCTTTCTGGTGCCCCTATCCCTGCCTGGACTGTTCCCTTTTCCTACCTTTCCTTTCCCTGGGCACAGCCTGCAGGGACACATAGCTTCCATCAGGAGCTCTTCTCTAGTGCCTACTTCCAACAGCCTCTCTCAACAGGCACCAACTCCCCAAGGCCaatgccctctctctctctcctgtgccCCCCACTGCTGCCTCAACCCCCTGCTCACTGGTTCTCACTGCCTGGTGCTTCAGATGATCTTCCCACTGCACTGGCAGTGCCCCTACATTCCTCTGTGCCCGCTGGTGCTGGCAGATGTGCTGAGTGCCCCAGTGCCCTTCATTGTGGGTATCCACTCCAGCTACTTTGATCTGCATGACCCGCCTGCTGATGTCATCTGTGTCGACCTTGATACCAACACACTCTTCCA GACTGAGGAAAAGAAGCTCCTCTCCCCTCGGACCCTGCCCCGCAGACCCTACAAGGTTCTGCTGGCCACACTGACAAACCTGTACCAGCAGCTGGACCAGA CATACACTGGACCTGAGGAGGAGGCATCCCTGGAGTTCCTACTGACAGATTACGAGGCAGTGTGTGGCCGCAGGGCCCGGCTGGAACGCGAAGTCCAAGGAGCCTTCCTCCGCTTCATGGCCTGTCTGCTCAAGGGCTACCGGGTCTTCCTGCGCCCGCTCACCCAGGCCCCCTCCGAGGGAGCTCGTGATGTTGACAACCTTTTCTTCCTGCAGG GCTTCCTCAAATCTCGGGAACGCTCCAGCCACAAACTTTACTCTCAGCTGCTGCATACACAGATGTTCTCACAGTTCATTGAGGAGTGCTCTTTCGGCTCTGCTCGCCATGCTGCCCTTGAATTCTTCGACTCTTGTGTTGACAAG GTCCACCCAGATCAGGAGAAGCCTGAGCCGACACCCTTAGTGGAGCTAGAGGAGCTGTCAGGAAGCGAGCTCACTGTCTTTATCACACCTCCCGAGGAGCCTCCCGTACCAGAGGGCAGTGAATCCACTCCCCAGTACTG CTACGATGGGTTCCCAGAGCTACGGGCTGAGCTGTTTGAGTCtcttcaagagcagcctggggcCCTGCCTGTGCCAGGCCCTTCACGTAGCGCCCCCAGCAGTCCTGCTCCTCGCCGTACCAAACAG gagatgaaggttgcacaGCGGATGGCACAGAAGTCAGCAGCTGTGCCTGAGCTGTGGGCCCGGTGCCTGCTGGGGCACTGCTATGGGCTGTGGTTCCTGTGTCTGCCTGCCTACGTGCGGTCGGCACCCTCCCGGGTGCAGGCACTGCATACGGCCTACCATGTGCTGCGCCAGATGGAGAGCGGCAAGGTGGTACTCCCTGATGAG GTGTGTTACCGGGTACTGATGCAGCTCTGCTCACACTATGGGCAGCCTGTGCTGTCTGTGCGGGTCATGCTGGAGATGCGGCAGGCAGGCATTGTGCCCAACACCATCACCTATGGCTACTACAATAAG GCTGTGCTGGAAAGCAAGTGGCCGTCTGGCACACCAGGTGGGCGTCTGCGCTGGGCCAAGCTCCGGAATGTCGTCCTGGGGGCTGCTCAGTTCCGCCAGCCCTTGAGAGAACGgcgacagcagcagcagcagcagcaggtgtCAGCACCTCAAGAGGCAGGCAGCTCCCAGGCAG AGCCCTATTTGGAGCGCCCTTCCCCTACTCGCCCCCTTCAGCGCCAGACTACTTGGGCTGGGCGAAGTCTGAGAGACCCAGCCTCACCCCCTGGACGCCTGGTGAAGAGTGGTAGCCTGGGCAGTGCCCGAGGGGCACAGCCCACTGTGGAGGCTGGTGTGGCCCACA CCCGCCGCAGCCCAATGGACAGTCTTCTGCGCCCCCGGGAGCGCCCTGGATCCACTGCCTCTGAG AGTTCAGCCTCTCTGGGCAGTGAGTGGGACCTCTCAGAATCTTCTCTCAGTAACCTGAGTCTTCGCCATTCCTCAGAGCGCCTCAGTGACACCCCTGGATCCTTCCAGTCACCTTCCCTGGAA ATTCTGCTGTCCAGCTGCTCCCTGTGCCGTGCCTGTGATTCGCTGGTGTACGATGAGGAAATCATGGCTGGCTGGGCACCTGATGACTCTAACCTCAATACAACCTGCCCCTTCTGCGCCTGCCCCTTTGTGCCCCTGCTCAGTGTCCAGACCCTTGATTCCCGGCCCAG TGTCCCCAGCCCCAAGTCTGCTGATGCCAGTGGCAGCAAAGATGCTCCTGTCCCTGGGGGTCCTGGCCCTGTGCTCAGTGACCGCAGGCTCTGCCTTGCTCTGGATGAGCCCCAGCTCTGCAATGGGCACATGGGG GGACCCTCCCGGCGGGTTGAGAGTGGGGCATGGGCATACCTGAGCCCCCTGGTGCTGCGTAAGGAGCTGGAGTCACTGGTAGAGAACGAGGGCAGTGAGGTGCTGGCGTTGCCTGAATTGCCCTCTGCCCACCCCATCATCTTCTGGAACCTTTTGTGGTATTTCCAACGGCTACGCCTGCCCAGTATTCTACCAGGCCTGGTGCTGGCCTCCTGTGATGGGCCTTCACACCCCCAG GCCCCATCTCCTTGGCTGACCCCTGATCCAGCCTCTGTTCAGGTACGGCTGCTGTGGGATGTACTGACCCCTGACCCCAATAGCTGCCCACCTCTCTATGTGCTCTGGAGGGTCCACA GCCAGATCCCCCAGCGGGTGGTATGGCCAGGCCCAGTACCTGCATCCCTTAGTTTGGCACTGTTGGAGTCGGTGCTGCGCCATGTTGGACTCAATGAAGTGCACAAGGCTGTGGGGCTCCTGCTGGAAACTCTAGGGCCCCCACCCACTGGCCTGCACCTGCAGAG GGGAATCTACCGTGAGATCTTATTCCTGACAATGGCTGCTCTGGGCAAGGACCACGTGGACATAG TGGCCTTCGATAAGAAGTACAAGTCTGCCTTTAACAAGCTGGCCAGCAGCATGGGCAAGGAGGAGCTGAGGCAGCGGCGGGCACAGATGCCCACTCCCAAAGCCATTGACTGCCGAAAATGTTTTGGAGCACCTCCAGAATGCTAG